In Trichoderma atroviride chromosome 2, complete sequence, one DNA window encodes the following:
- a CDS encoding uncharacterized protein (EggNog:ENOG41~CAZy:CE3~SECRETED:SignalP(1-30)), giving the protein MFSQHCLCAKTAAIFYLTFCTSLLWATAVATTSNPVVINATKTIEFSSAVQLASSVQWQLDQLATIPAIPIPKNITALPAYQAVDKLAPALPVIQAGIKPPLAESMISDLRSRNNVSSTGDSLAARTSALRLLVVGDSMTQGQQGDYTWRYRLWEWFQENQIAVEFVGPYSGTVPPDPASPPSPPPLYGATAQTTQPGTDGGYAKDVDADFLDNSNHFAVWGRPAAVDDGLIGGVLQQTPADMMLLMLGFNDMAWFYSDGAGTIDTIGSLVSNARAVNPNLQFAIANVPQRSFIGGRQDLVDNTNTYNELLPAAISQWSTKQSPIHLVELQQNYDCQPSGCPAGYDGLHPNAWGEYLIAQAFAQTLLKDFGIGHVPLAIPDANDPSLARDLPVPSNFQVFTSPQGVSATWDEVYGAYSYDVVVSINEGANTYSPTTTSYNRWDCQWPLAGWTYGVSVRASAGDTRKGAYTGTLSAVAQPQLAPPPENVVVTPTETGFTVTWDPPTGDYTDSIVEYNVLYWDWSPTDCQAISGAAFKSSPAVIEGLNPGTNYLIAPVTWNKNGQGLPFIAQNAVPGAGTPAVPGAPSVHSNDPTTVHITWEGSSLAGGYHVWSKNINQAGSEWKVIANVTESTCNDEYFLFPGVWNYAFAISAFNGNEESEMGPSSVAPSPPSSVTEGSPGPTCTAAASSCLL; this is encoded by the exons ATGTTTTCGCAGCATTGTCTTTGCGCAAAGACTGCGGCCATCTTCTACCTCACTTTTTGTACTTCTCTCTTATGGGCTACAGCTGTAGCTACTACCTCCAATCCTGTCGTCATTAATGCAACTAAAACCATTGAATTCTCGTCTGCAGTCCAACTGGCATCCTCTGTACAATGGCAGCTAGATCAGCTTGCGACTATCCCAGCCATTCCGATTCCAAAGAACATCACGGCGCTGCCTGCCTATCAAGCTGTCGATAAGCTGGCTCCGGCCTTGCCTGTGATCCAAGCAGGTATTAAACCTCCATTGGCCGAAAGCATGATATCCGACTTGAGATCCCGGAACAATGTATCATCAACTGGAGACTCATTAGCCGCTCGAACAAGCGCTCTTAGACTGTTAGTCGTTGGTGACTCTATGACACAGGGCCAACAAGGCGACTACACCTGGAGATATAGACTCTGGGAGTGGTTTCAAGAGAATCAAATTGCCGTTGAATTCGTTGGCCCGTACTCAGGGACGGTACCGCCTGACCCTGCTTctccgccatcaccaccaccgctcTACGGAGCTACCGCGCAAACGACTCAGCCTGGCACAGATGGAGGTTATGCCAAGGACGTAGATGCTGACTTTCTAGACAATAGCAACCATTTTGCCGTTTGGGGTCGCCCGGCGGCTGTTGACGACGGTCTTATTGGGGGCGTATTGCAGCAAACCCCTGCagacatgatgctgctgatgctcgGGTTCAATGACATGGCCTGGTTCTATAGCGACGGTGCAGGAACAATTGATACCATCGGCAGTTTGGTCTCCAATGCGCGGGCCGTGAATCCCAATCTTCAATTCGCCATTGCGAATGTGCCGCAACGGAGCTTCATCGGCGGAAGACAGGACCTAGTTGACAATACCAACACATATAACGAGTTGTTGCCCGCTGCCATCTCTCAATGGTCGACTAAGCAGTCGCCGATACACCTTGTCGAGCTTCAACAGAATTACGACTGTCAGCCCAGTGGCTGCCCAGCAG GTTATGATGGCCTGCACCCAAATGCTTGGGGCGAATATTTGATAGCCCAAGCTTTTGCACAAACCCTGCTCAAGGACTTTGGCATAGGACATGTGCCTCTCGCTATACCTGATGCAAATGATCCAAGTCTCGCCAGAGATCTTCCAGTTCCGTCAAATTTCCAGGTCTTCACCAGCCCTCAAGGCGTGTCTGCAACCTGGGATGAAG TGTATGGAGCTTACAGTTACGACGTTGTAGTCTCTATCAATGAAGGCGCAAACACCTATTCACCAACAACGACATCGTACAACAGGTGGGATTGCCAATGGCCGCTCGCCGGATGGACATATGGCGTGTCTGTCCGAGCAAGTGCCGGTGACACGAGAAAGGGAGCCTATACTGGAACATTGTCAGCAGTTGCTCAACCACAGCTCGCGCCTCCGCCTGAGAATGTCGTAGTCACGCCCACAGAAACTGGCTTTACAGTAACGTGGGACCCTCCGACTGGTGATTATACAGACAGCATTGTTGAATACAATGTGCTCTATTGGGACTGGAGCCCCACGGATTGCCAAGCTATTTCCGGAGCTGCATTCAAATCGTCGCCAGCGGTCATTGAAGGACTCAATCCAGGAACCAACTATCTCATCGCCCCGGTGACTTGGAACAAGAATGGACAGGGATTGCCTTTTATCGCCCAGAATGCTGTTCCCGGAGCCGGTACTCCTGCTGTGCCTGGTGCCCCGTCGGTCCATTCCAATGACCCTACCACCGTACA CATCACCTGGGAGGGCTCGAGCCTGGCCGGAGGATATCACGTCTGGTCAAAGAATATCAACCAAGCGGGCAGCGAATGGAAAGTAATCGCCAACGTAACAGAGTCTACCTGCAACGACGAGTACTTCCTCTTTCCCGGAGTATGGAACTACGCGTTTGCAATCTCCGCTTTCAACGGCAATGAAGAGTCTGAGATGGGACCATCGAGTGTTGCGCCCTCGCCCCCTAGCAGCGTCACCGAGGGGAGCCCCGGCCCAACCTGtaccgcagcagcatcatcgtgcCTATTATAA
- a CDS encoding uncharacterized protein (EggNog:ENOG41~TransMembrane:1 (i37-55o)) codes for MSSQLTELTREALKYPVTEIAAEDWRSWAREEERRRTLFSAYFVINILTICFNVPPQITSSEVNIPLPSSEAEFKAPNSSAWLSLRQKKQLPSTRLPTLS; via the coding sequence ATGAGCAGTCAACTTACCGAGCTGACTCGCGAAGCGCTCAAATATCCTGTTACAGAAATTGCAGCGGAAGACTGGAGATCTTGGGCtcgtgaagaagagaggcgacGTACTTTATTCTCTGCTTACTTTGTCATCAACATCCTCACCATCTGCTTCAACGTGCCGCCCCAAATCACTAGCTCAGAGGTCAACATTCCCCTTCCATCCTCGGAGGCAGAGTTCAAAGCCCCCAATTCCAGCGCGTGGCTTAGCTTGcggcaaaaaaaacaacTCCCGTCAACCAGACTTCCAACTCTCTCTTAA
- a CDS encoding uncharacterized protein (EggNog:ENOG41), with the protein MGDIPEYQYSDFRSEVVAGLPFFTPKQRVPVGTAILDPKNGVTADSITPAFQPITIRGNTFQNRIWVAPMCMYSCQDGMFSDFHVAHYGQWAMRGCALIHLEATAVTARGRNTPQDAGIWSDAHIAPLKRIVDLIHSQSQNVAIQLQHAGRKGSVTPPWLGLRLVPDEFDGYANQVQGPTAEPWNENYATPGEMSEYEILETIEAYGQAARRAVEAGVDVIAVHGAHGYLLHSFASPATNKRTDRWGGSFENRIRIGVEVIRAIRRNIPEKMPVFWKISAVDWLPKGEGWELEDTLRYIPILAAEGVDLFDVSSGGTDRRQQVQLGQQYQVPFAKAVKDLRLPNVFVAAVGWIRDAETVRDILSNGKADVVHVAREFLRDPNFVQRVALATETEVTWVDQYHRAPMNRKYVESTTTITTDVKVSKDVIRSHDDQVSNKLASQ; encoded by the exons ATGGGTGACATCCCGGAATATCAATACTCAGACTTTCGCAGCGAGGTGGTGGCTGGTCTCCCTTTCTTCACGCCAAAGCAGAGAGTCCCAGTCGGCACTGCGATTCTTGATCCCAAGAACGGCGTCACCGCAGATTCCATCACCCCTGCCTTTCAACCGATCACTATCCGGGGCAACACGTTCCAGAACCGCATCTGGGTTGCCCCGATGTGCATGTATAGTTGCCAAGATGGCATGTTTAGTGACTTTCACGTGGCCCACTATGGGCAGTGGGCCATGAGAGGGTGTGCCTTGATCCATTTGGAAGCAACCGCAGTGACGGCCAGA GGCCGCAACACACCGCAAGATGCCGGCATCTGGTCTGACGCCCATATTGCGCCTCTAAAGAGAATCGTCGACCTCATCCACTCGCAATCTCAAAACGTTGCaatccagctccagcacgcCGGCCGCAAAGGCAGCGTCACTCCACCATGGCTGGGTCTCCGTCTCGTTCCTGACGAGTTCGATGGGTATGCCAACCAAGTTCAGGGCCCTACTGCCGAGCCCTGGAATGAGAACTACGCAACCCCTGGAGAGATGTCGGAGTATGAGATCCTTGAGACTATCGAAGCTTACGGCCAGGCCGCTCGCAGGGCTGTTGAGGCTGGTGTTGACGTGATTGCTGTTCATGGGGCTCACGGATATTTGTTGCACTCATTCGCGTCACCTGCG ACGAATAAACGCACAGACCGGTGGGGTGGCAGCTTTGAGAACCGCATCCGAATCGGCGTGGAGGTCATTCGTGCTATACGACGTAATATTCCAGAGAAAATGCCCGTATTTTGGAAGATTTCAGCCGTGGACTGGCTGCCAAAGGGAGAAGGATGGGAGTTGGAAGATACTTTGCGATACATCCCTATACTCGCTGCAGAGGGCGTGGATCTTTTTGATGTTTCAAGCGGAGGTACCGATCGGAGACAACAAGTTCAGCTTGGTCAACAATACCAGGTCCCATTCGCCAAGGCTGTCAAGGACCTCAGGCTGCCGAACGTATTTGtagctgctgttggctggATTCGAGATGCCGAGACTGTTCGCGAT ATTCTGAGCAATGGAAAAGCTGATGTAGTTCACGTCGCGCGAGAGTTTCTGCGAGATCCCAATTTTGTCCAGCGAGTTGCACTCGCTACAGAGACTGAAGTCACTTGGGTTGATCAGTATCATCGCGCTCCCA TGAACCGAAAATATGTTgagtcgacgacgacgattaCAACAGACGTAAAAGTGTCGAAAGATGTAATTCGATCGCATGATGACCAGGTATCAAACAAGCTAGCTTCTCAGTAG
- a CDS encoding uncharacterized protein (EggNog:ENOG41), whose amino-acid sequence MEHTEPNQTPQPLARATAPRQMGFQACRTDNVTLMAQALSLAARGETRDTVQDVLQACLRSSLRRKAVKVQAYLLDNGADVSDVYSGSLFNDEDALAKPSLEAIEMLIAHGWDIDSRPSRIAWPLLWSVVRYHDLVEWCLDHGASVYLPGDTPPRDARGVGQVPRITLLEAAAKSGSVPTFKLLREKGAPFHVGVLHFAVEHATYLAPPYNGSADPSTSNVWFNERMDMVRYLVDEVGIDVKTEWWWPGLIGATPLDRVAYHSGDSKDVRELVWFLLDRGADLNHASFCQDDHFGDISYLSPLEMAQTRPRKRFLEAVQEWQERQEKPASHGSGVAVGVGK is encoded by the coding sequence ATGGAACATACAGAGCCGAATCAAACGCCGCAGCCACTGGCCCGGGCCACCGCTCCGAGACAGATGGGCTTCCAAGCTTGCAGAACTGACAATGTAACCCTAATGGCGCAAGCCCTCTCGCTGGCAGCCAGGGGAGAAACACGCGACACCGTTCAAGACGTCCTCCAAGCCTGCCTCAGAAGCTCTCTCCGGAGAAAGGCAGTCAAAGTCCAGGCTTACCTGCTCGACAATGGTGCAGACGTCAGTGACGTGTACTCCGGGTCGCTCTTCAATGACGAAGATGCACTCGCCAAGCCTTCACTCGAGGCGATTGAGATGCTCATCGCTCACGGCTGGGATATTGATTCCCGGCCATCTCGTATAGCCTGGCCATTGCTGTGGTCCGTGGTACGGTATCACGATCTTGTTGAGTGGTGCCTCGATCACGGAGCCAGCGTATATCTGCCTGGCGACACTCCACCACGAGATGCCAGGGGCGTAGGCCAAGTCCCACGCATAACTCtgcttgaggctgctgcgaaGAGTGGTTCGGTCCCGACATTCAAGCTACTGCGAGAGAAGGGCGCACCTTTCCACGTAGGCGTGCTACATTTTGCCGTTGAACACGCTACTTACCTCGCACCACCTTACAATGGCTCTGCCGACCCCTCTACCAGCAATGTCTGGTTCAATGAGCGCATGGACATGGTACGATACCTTGTAGATGAGGTTGGGATCGACGTGAAGACGGAATGGTGGTGGCCAGGTCTAATCGGCGCTACGCCATTAGACAGGGTGGCTTATCACAGCGGCGACAGCAAGGATGTGAGAGAGTTGGTCTGGTTCTTGCTGGATCGCGGTGCCGACCTAAACCATGCGTCGTTTTGTCAAGATGATCATTTTGGTGATATTTCATATCTCAGTCCACTTGAGATGGCTCAAACGAGACCCAGGAAGCGCTTTCTAGAGGCTGTTCAAGAGTGGCAGGAACGACAAGAGAAACCTGCATCACATGGGTCGGGCGTTGCAGTCGGCGTAGGCAAGTAG
- a CDS encoding uncharacterized protein (EggNog:ENOG41) encodes MFSGIGRLKRIEAEASRINGPSFEAEGELDRPSLIALSIMKRLADAPPMVCEHWKKMSMVLSNTPSDFHTISTLAKWLEYCLRQEEMHWSNVDSFGNGLTLEKLSAMDFNEILDSICILSGIDAGDKHPIEAMQESFMEFAIDCMALQSMQERLKDSFLGRPIQRGGPTTLEKFGQRWQSVIEELGLGKMGAPMRVYLGMLGECLDPMTEDSCLHIEASTSEGAGSNDAGSKDADSENDESVNDDCENYGSRDDNFENAGSDDYNSRASDTNAQESLSSLSSLSSLDF; translated from the coding sequence ATGTTTTCAGGCATTGGAAGACTGAAAAGAATTGAGGCAGAAGCTTCACGCATCAATGGGCCTTCTTTTGAGGCAGAAGGAGAGCTAGATAGGCCATCTCTCATCGCACTCTCTATCATGAAGAGGCTAGCTGATGCTCCTCCCATGGTATGCGAACACTGGAAAAAGATGTCAATGGTGTTAAGCAACACTCCCTCTGACTTTCATACCATAAGCACGCTGGCAAAGTGGCTGGAATATTGCCTGCGACAAGAAGAGATGCATTGGAGCAATGTCGACTCATTTGGAAACGGCTTGACACTGGAAAAGTTATCAGCTATGGATTTCAATGAAATACTCGATAGCATATGCATCCTATCAGGAATAGATGCAGGAGACAAACACCCAATTGAAGCAATGCAAGAGTCATTCATGGAGTTCGCTATCGATTGTATGGCATTGCAGAGTATGCAGGAGAGGCTGAAAGACAGCTTTTTGGGACGTCCCATTCAGCGTGGAGGTCCCACTACTCTAGAGAAGTTTGGACAGAGATGGCAGTCTGTCATTGAAGAGTTAGGACTAGGAAAAATGGGGGCACCGATGAGAGTATATCTGGGGATGCTGGGAGAATGTCTTGACCCGATGACAGAAGATTCTTGCCTACACATTGAAGCATCTACTTCCGAAGGTGCTGGATCCAATGACGCTGGTTCAAAAGACGCTGATTCAGAAAACGATGAATCCGTAAACGACGATTGCGAAAACTATGGTTCCAGAGACGACAATTTCGAAAATGCTGGCTCTGATGATTATAACTCTAGAGCTTCTGACACCAATGCTCAAGAGTCACTCTCTTCACTATCATCGCTTTCTTCTCTAGATTTTTAA
- a CDS encoding uncharacterized protein (EggNog:ENOG41), whose protein sequence is MSGSRPLRGGCQCGRNRYIIAIPEDRVKEAQVLFNTEPQHQIPLATPLAAYIRVPLAWYHSTTYAFFPDEKHSMIRRVYTHPSQDYSKRHFCGFCGTPLSYWSEEPRSEAEFINLTLGSLLREDIRDLEDIGLIPQDGDEDAPSGGEAAPAATPTKRTALQQSFGVPWFDGLIEGSRLGNMRRSYGTRRSRDGQTSIEWDIVEFSENGGGESAEGDAALTHLGKRKLREHDA, encoded by the exons ATGAGCGGGTCGCGGCCACTGCGGGGCGGGTGCCAATGCGGCCGAAATCGTtacatcatcgccattccCGAGGATAGAGTCAAAGAGGCCCAGGTGCTGTTCAACACTGAGCCCCAGCATC AGATCCCTCTCGCGACACCCCTGGCGGCCTATATTCGAGTCCCGCTCGCATGGTATCACAGCACCACATACGCCTTCTTCCCGGATGAGAAGCATTCCATGATCCGCAGGGTCTACACACACCCAAGCCAGGACTATTCCAAGCGGCACTTTTGTGGCTTCTGCGGCACCCCATTATCGTATTGGTCCGAGGAGCCCCGGAGCGAGGCCGAGTTCATCAACCTCACGCTCGGCAGTCTGCTGCGGGAAGACATTCGAGACCTGGAGGACATTGGCCTGATCCCCCAGGAcggcgacgaagatgcgCCGTCCGGGGGCGAGGCTGCGCCGGCGGCGACACCGACGAAAAGGACAGCTCTTCAGCAGTCGTTTGGCGTTCCCTGGTTCGACGGCTTAATCGAGGGTTCTCGGCTAGGAAACATGCGCCGGAGCTACGGCACTAGGAGGTCGCGCGACGGGCAGACGAGCATCGAATGGGACATTGTCGAGTTTTCGGAGAATGGCGGCGGAGAATCGGCCGAGGGCGATGCTGCGTTGACGCATCTTGGCAAGAGGAAGCTTAGAGAGCATGATGCttga
- a CDS encoding uncharacterized protein (EggNog:ENOG41): protein MKGRPRFRVALCKYCNKEFKRQEHLERHIRTHTRERPFGCACGRTFTRLDLLNRHRRVSQCSGPAANLPQNAVSRGQEADPPPKIIHETCPTEPAVISPSLSNDSHGRISPIPYNPDPDAGAPFVFERVNPEFIIQTPATRNAIAESTSAMSDSASAEYSQKQLMGKFSIRDLNLPSQDEHSSYLPRDSGAAARSDVNMDRTIEAGSDFVPLQLFDIDFLANEPDMISGYLMDVFPPMDYQQPMIEDTSDSYIGGFKPLPTALGSSTFEMSTLETTPSQIKTPTSQLMSSQANQAQDTIGRSLDDIDDIAATNPWTVSAAAYKKLTAEVEKHIGVLPEPFTLPSRQTLSRNVASWMRSFHPHLPFIHMPTTCLEFKAPMLVLTLAATGSFYGFEHTHGYAMYFIAKSVITHELEKRRRASTLHLLRTFPRYAGLPPWFP from the exons ATGAAAGGCCGCCCTCGGTTCCGTGTGGCTCTGTGCAAATACTGTAACAAGGAATTCAAGCGACAGGAGCACCTAGAGCGACATATTCGCACGC ACACTCGGGAGAGGCCGTTTGGTTGTGCTTGTGGCCGCACGTTTACAAGACT AGATCTCCTAaatcgccatcgccgagTGTCTCAATGTTCAGGTCCGGCCGCAAACTTACCTCAAAACGCAGTTAGCAGAGGTCAAGAAGCCGATCCACCGCCTAAAATCATACATGAGACATGTCCAACAGAGCCCGCGGTAATCTCTCCCTCACTTTCCAACGACAGCCATGGGCGAATATCTCCCATTCCCTATAACCCTGATCCTGATGCTGGAGCACCGTTTGTATTTGAGCGCGTTAATCCCGAATTCATCATCCAGACACCTGCGACGCGGAATGCCATTGCAGAATCAACCAGCGCGATGAGCGACAGTGCATCCGCTGAGTATTCTCAGAAGCAGCTCATGGGGAAATTCTCAATACGCGACCTGAATCTTCCCAGCCAGGATGAACATTCAAGCTACCTTCCCCGTGATAGCGGTGCTGCGGCTCGTAGCGACGTCAATATGGATAGAACCATTGAGGCTGGTTCTGACTTTGTACCGCTCCAGCTTTTCGATATTGACTTCCTTGCCAATGAACCGGACATGATAAGCGGGTATCTCATGGATGTATTTCCACCGATGGACTACCAACAGCCAATGATTGAGGATACATCCGACAGTTACATTGGTGGTTTTAAACCTCTTCCCACAGCTCTAGGTTCCAGTACTTTTGAGATGTCGACTCTGGAAACGACGCCATCACAAATCAAGACTCCTACGTCTCAGTTGATGTCAAGTCAGGCAAACCAGGCACAAGATACAATCGGCCGGTCACTCGATGACATTGACGACATCGCTGCAACGAACCCATGGACGGTGTCAGCGGCAGCGTACAAAAAGCTTACTGCTGAAGTTGAAAAGCACATCGGCGTGTTACCGGAACCGTTCACACTTCCCAGCCGGCAAACATTATCGAGAAATGTTGCGAGTTGGATGCGGAGctttcatcctcatctgccATTCATCCATATGCCAACAACTTGCTTGGAGTTCAAGGCGCCAATGCTGGTGTTGACTCTTGCCGCTACCGGGTCATTCTACGGGTTTGAGCACACGCACGGCTATGCCATGTACTTTATCGCAAAGTCTGTTATTACTCATGAACTCGAGAAACGTCGCCGAGCCTCTACTTTGCACTTGCTTCGGACTTTCCCACGCTACGCCGGGCTTCCCCCCTGGTTCCCCTGA
- a CDS encoding uncharacterized protein (EggNog:ENOG41~TransMembrane:12 (i56-80o86-108i120-138o150-173i185-203o209-229i332-356o376-398i419-438o444-471i483-506o512-534i)) — MASEILIPGTVQLVDVQGIFNVKHGQQSQDIVLVPQPTNDPDDPLRWVASRKTRNIICAMVWCFFVAGMISGLSPAYILIEKDTGISIADLSTGNGILFLFLGWGTMITQCLALRNGRRLTLLVSIIMTTLVSLWTAYVKSRGEFFANRILLGIAASPQETLIEVIIGDLFFTHDRGFFMGAYSWTLWCGAFLTPVASGYVAQELGWRWIQYILTFIGAGVTVVTFFFFEETMFYRNHLASNERYTPGISPVKTNTGGDVEAITLDTSDKKTNEKSLDREDDYASQSISPSEPSAFGEQENTKAYLQKLKFWGFRDPRQPSTFRLFFLPIRLLFMFPGMSFGGLLVGGILAWYNVVGGSLALILGNAPYNFSANNIGLTYLSCVVGVTIGCFLSGWMADTLALRLARRNGGVMEPEHRLWTCLIALVMHPAGCLLYGVGASYHIHWFGVVFGLCLISITLPMGANLAFTYILDTYKEVAGEGLVSAILIRNMMGFAFGYAVVPMITNLSLRYAFVLITILGLAVWSTAIVMIFVGKSLRRRTARSYWNLVERYGAKAH, encoded by the exons ATGGCGTCCGAAATTCTCATTCCTGGGACTGTccagcttgttgatgtcCAAGGCATCTTCAATGTCAAGCATGGTCAGCAGTCTCAAgacatcgtcctcgtcccGCAGCCGACCAATGACCCTGATGACCCCCTTCGCTGGGTCGCCTCACGCAAGACCAGGAATATCATCTGTGCCATGGTATGGTGCTTTTTCGTCGCCGGTATGATTTCAGGGTTGTCTCCTGCATACATCTTGATTGAGAAAGACACTGGTATTTCAATTGCCGACTTGAGTACTGGCAATGgtattctcttcctcttcttgggctGGGGGACCATGATCACACAATGCCTTGCACTTCGCAATGGCCGGCGCCTTACACTTCTTGTGTCCATCATCATGACCACCCTTGTGTCTCTTTGGACTGCGTACGTCAAGTCAAGGGGGGAGTTCTTTGCCAACCGCATCCTCCTCGGTATTGCCGCCTCACCTCAGGAGACGCTTATCGAGGTCATCATCGGAGATCTTTTCTTCACCCACGACCGAGGCTTCTTCATGGGTGCCTATAGTTGGACCTTGTGGTGCGGTGCCTTCCTCACGCCAGTGGCCTCTGGCTATGTGGCGCAGGAGCTTGGATGGCGCTGGATTCAGTACATCCTGACGTTCATCGGCGCAGGTGTTACCGTTGTtacattcttcttcttcgaagAAACAATGTTTTATCGTAATCATCTTGCCAGCAATGAGCGCTATACACCGGGAATCAGCCCAGTGAAAACCAACACTGGTGGAGATGTCGAAGCCATTACCCTGGACACATCGGACAAGAAGACCAATGAGAAGTCTCTAGATCGAGAAGATGACTATGCCTCGCAGTCTATCTCGCCTTCTGAGCCTTCCGCATTTGGTGAGCAAGAGAACACAAAGGCCTACCTGCAGAAGCTGAAGTTCTGGGGGTTCCGTGACCCTCGACAGCCCAGTACCTTtaggcttttcttcttaccAATTCGGCTATTGTTCATGTTTCCTGGCATGTCCTTTGGCGGTCTGCTCGTAGGTGGAATTCTTGCCTGGTATAACGTCGTTGGCGGTTCCTTGGCTCTCATCCTTGGTAATGCGCCGTACAACTTCTCTGCAAACAACATTGGTCTGACATACCTTTCCTGCGTTGTTGGAGTCACCATTGGTTGCTTTCTCTCAGGATGGATGGCCGACACTCTCGCCCTCCGTCTTGCTCGTCGAAATGGTGGCGTTATGGAGCCCGAGCACCGACTCTGGACATGTCTTATTGCGCTTGTCATGCATCCCGCTGGCTGCCTTCTCTACGGAGTGGGTGCATCCTATCATATCCATTGGTTCGGAGTTGTTTTCGGCCTCTGTTTGATCTCCATTACTCTCCCAATGGGAGCCAACCTCGCATTCACATACATTCTTGATACGTATAAAGAAGTTGCAGGAGAAGGCCTAGTCTCGGCCATTCTGATTCGCAACATGATGG GTTTTGCTTTTGGATATGCTGTTGTCCCCATGATCACCAATCTGTCGCTTCGTTATGCCTTTGTACTCATAACCATCTTGGGATTGGCAGTATGGTCCACGGCTATTGTGATGATTTTCGTGGGTAAATCCCTACGGCGTCGCACTGCACGATCGTATTGGAACCTTGTTGAGCGATATGGTGCAAAGGCTCATTaa